Below is a genomic region from Candidatus Margulisiibacteriota bacterium.
ACCCGCTCCGATAAATTGAGCCGGTGATTTTGTCCGCCGCCGCAGCGCACCGCGTATTTTTCCAGTTCGCGTAGCAGCGGCGTGGTCTTGCGCGTGTCGAGCAGTTTGACATTCGTGCCTTTGAGCAGATTTACCAGCTTGTGGGTTTCCGTGGCCACGCCGCTCAAATGCTGGAGAAAATTTAAAGCGACGCGCTCAGCTAAAAGAATGTCGTTTAATCTGCCGCGGATTTTGGCCAGCGTTGCGTCTTTTTTTATTTTGGCGCCGTCAGAAAATTTAGTTTGAAAATCAGCTTTGCGGAAACAATATGCGGCGATCTCCAGACCGCAAATTATGCCGTCGGCTTTAGCGATAATTTTCCCGCTGACGATCTTGCGTTTGTCCCCGAAAAATTTGGCGGTGATATCGCCGCGCGGCGCGTCCTCACGCAAGGCCTTGTGAATTAAGGCGCGGGTGTTTTGGCTGATACTCATTAAATTGATTTTAGCTTATTTTGGCTGTTCGGACAAAAGTTACACATCTGGGTGTGCCAAGAAGCGCTTATTTATGAAATCT
It encodes:
- the nadC gene encoding carboxylating nicotinate-nucleotide diphosphorylase, with the protein product MSISQNTRALIHKALREDAPRGDITAKFFGDKRKIVSGKIIAKADGIICGLEIAAYCFRKADFQTKFSDGAKIKKDATLAKIRGRLNDILLAERVALNFLQHLSGVATETHKLVNLLKGTNVKLLDTRKTTPLLRELEKYAVRCGGGQNHRLNLSERVLLKENHLASLQLSDLAKRIKRFKFWQKNKKIEIEAATLRQVKDFLALPVDIILLDNMSAAEIKKAAALRAKLNPQIQLEISGGVGKKNLKSLAKLGADYISCGKITHSAPALDMSLLLAAR